From the genome of Canis lupus baileyi chromosome 32, mCanLup2.hap1, whole genome shotgun sequence, one region includes:
- the NEIL1 gene encoding endonuclease 8-like 1 isoform X1 → MPEGPELHLASRFVNAACAGLVFGGAVETSRCSRGPAVPFESSAYRISASARGKELRLALRPLPGALPAREPLALVFRFGMTGSFRLAPRDALPAHAHLRFYTAPPGPRLALCFVDARRFGRWHLGGDWQPGRGPCVLLEYERFRENVLRNLAHKAFEQPICEALLDQRFFNGIGNYLRAEILHRLGIPPFEKARTVLEALQQRRPSPEQTLSQKIRAKLQSPDLLELCHSVPKEVVQLGGKGYGPESGEEDFAAFRAWLRCYGVPGMSSLRDRRGRTIWFQGDPGPLAPKGGKSRKKKPKGAQQGPEHRTEGPLLPSAARSRSRGARRGPPEQGTAQQPEGTSLQQDPEVPLAPVKGRRRRQPAASGHRRPQRIKANTRSLEEGMSAS, encoded by the exons ATGCCCGAGGGCCCCGAGCTGCACCTGGCCAGCCGCTTTGTGAACGCGGCGTGCGCGGGCCTGGTGTTCGGCGGCGCCGTGGAGACGTCGCGCTGCAGCCGCGGCCCCGCGGTGCCCTTCGAGAGCAGCGCCTACCGCATCTCGGCGTCGGCGCGCGGCAAGGAGCTGCGCCTGGCGCTGCGCCCCCTGCCCGGGGCCCTGCCCGCGCGGGAGCCGCTGGCCCTGGTCTTCCGATTCGGCATGACGGGCTCCTTCCGCCTGGCGCCCCGGGACGCGCTGCCCGCCCACGCGCACCTGCGCTTCTACACGGCGCCGCCGGGCCCGCGGCTCGCGCTCTGCTTCGTGGACGCCCGCCGCTTCGGCCGCTGGCACCTCGGGGGCGACTGGCAGCCCGGCCGCGGGCCCTGCGTCTTGCTGGAGTACGAGCGGTTCAG GGAGAACGTGTTACGAAACCTGGCGCACAAGGCCTTTGAGCAGCCCATCTGCGAGGCCCTCCTGGACCAGAGGTTCTTCAATGGCATCGGCAACTACCTCCGGGCGGAGATCCTGCACCG CCTGGGGATACCCCCGTTCGAGAAGGCCCGCACGGTGCTGGAGGCGCTGCAGCAGCGCAGGCCG agCCCGGAGCAGACCCTGAGCCAGAAGATCAGGGCTAAGCTGCAGAGCCCGGACCTGCTGGAACTGTGTCACTCGGTGCCCAAGGAAGTGGTCCAGCTGG GGGGCAAAGGGTACGGGCCGGAGAGTGGAGAGGAGGACTTTGCTGCCTTTCGAGCCTGGCTGCGGTGCTACGGCGTGCCGGGCATGAGCTCTCTGCGCGACCGGCGTGGCCGGACCATCTGGTTCCAG GGGGATCCTGGGCCCCTGGCACCCAAAG GGGGAAAGTCCCGCAAGAAGAAACCCAAGGGAGCGCAGCAGGGGCCGGAGCACAGGACCGAG GGCCCTCTCCTTCCAAGCGCGGCCCGTTCCAGGTCACGTGGGGCACGGAGAGGCCCTCCTGAGCAAGGTACAGCCCAGCAGCCGGAGGGGACCAGCCTCCAGCAGGACCCAGAAGTGCCCCTGGCCCCcgtgaaggggaggaggaggcggcaaCCAGCAGCCTCGG GCCACCGAAGACCCCAAAGGATCAAGGCCAACACCCGGTCCTTGGAGGAGGGGATGTCAGCCTCTTAG
- the MAN2C1 gene encoding alpha-mannosidase 2C1 isoform X1, with the protein MAAPALKHWRATLERVEKFVSPRYFADCNLRGRLLGDTCPLAALSSFLTPDRLPYPEAVRQHFRPAQVGDSFGPTWWTCWFRVELTIPEAWVGQEVHLLWESDGEGLVWRDGQPVQGLTKEGEKTSYILTDKLEEGDPRSLTLYVEVACNGLLGAGKESMIAAPDPEKMFQVSRAELAVFYRDVHSLLVDLELLLGIAKGLGEDNQRSFQALYTANQMVNVCDPAQPETFPVAQALASRFFGQRGGESQHTIHAVGHCHIDTAWLWPFKETVRKCARSWTTAVQLMEQNPDFVFACSQAQQLEWVKSHYPGLHARLQEFACRGQFVPVGGTWVEMDGNLPSGEAMVRQFLQGQNFFLQEFGKMCSEFWLPDTFGYSAQLPQIMRGCGITRFLSQKLSWSLVNSFPHHTFFWEGLDGSRVLAHFPPGDSYGMQGNVEEVLKTMVKNRDKGRTNHSAFLFGFGDGGGGPTQTMVDRLKRLHNTDGLPRVQLSSPGRLFTALEGDSGQLCTWVGELFLELHQGTYTTHAQIKKGNRECERILHDVELLSSLALARGAQFLYPAAQLQDLWRLLLLNQFHDVVTGSCIQLVAEEAMCHYEDIRSRGNTLLSAAAAALCMGEPGPEGLLIVNTLPWERTEVLALPRSGGAHSLALVTVPSMGYAPAPAPTSLQPVQPQQPVFVVQETDGSVTLDNGIIRVRLDPTGCLTSLVLVASGREAIAEGAVGNQFVLFDDVPLYWDAWDVMDYHLETRKPVLGQAGTLAVGAEGGMRGSAWFLLQISPNSRLSQEVVLDVGCPYVRFHTEVHWHEAHKFLKVEFPARVRSPQATYEVQFGHLQRPTHHNTSWDWARFEVWAHRWMDLSEHGFGLALLNDCKYGASVRGSVLSLSLLRAPKAPDASADMGRHEFTYALMPHKGSLQDAGVIRAAYSLNFPLLALPAPGPAPAAAWSAFSLSSPAVVLETVKQAESSPQGRTLVLRLYEAHGSHVDCWLRTSLPVQEAVLCDLLERRDPAGHLPFRDARLKLTFSPFQVQSLLLVLGPARTETLPLGL; encoded by the exons ATGGCGGCCCCGGCCCTGAAGCACTGGCGCGCCACGCTGGAGCGCGTGGAGAAGTTCGTGTCGCCGCGCTACTTCGCCGACTGTAACCTCCGCGGCAG GCTCCTCGGGGACACCTGCCCGCTGGCCGCGCTGTCCAGCTTCCTGACGCCCGACAGGCTGCCCTACCCGGAGGCCGTGCGCCAGCACTTCCGCCCCGCGCAGGTCGGCGACAGCTTCGGACCCAC ATGGTGGACCTGTTGGTTTCGGGTGGAGCTGACCATCCCGGAGGCATGGGTGGGTCAGGAAGTTCACCTTCTCTGGGAAAGTGATGGAGAAGGCCTGGTGTGGCGAGACGGACAGCCTGTCCAA GGTTTGACCAAAGAGGGGGAGAAGACCAGCTATATCCTGACTGACAAGCTAGAGGAAGGAGACCCCCGGAG CCTGACCCTCTATGTGGAAGTAGCCTGTAATGGGCTCCTGGGGGCCGGGAAGGAATCCATGATCGCAGCCCCTGACCCAGAGAAGATGTTCCAGGTGAGCCGGGCTGAGCTGGCCGTGTTCTACCGGGATGTCCACAGTCTCCTGGTGGATCTGGAGCTGCTGCTGGGCATAGCCAAG GGCCTTGGGGAGGACAACCAGCGCAGCTTCCAGGCCCTGTACACAGCCAACCAGATGGTGAACGTGTGTGACCCTGCCCAGCCCGAGACCTTCCCCGTGGCCCAGGCCCTGGCATCCCGGTTCTTCGGCCAACGCGGAGGAGAAAGTCAGCACACCATCCATGCCGTGGGGCACTGCCACATTGATACAG CCTGGCTTTGGCCCTTCAAGGAGACTGTGCGAAAATGTGCCCGGAGCTGGACGACAGCTGTGCAGCTCATGGAGCAGAACCCGGACTTCGTCTTTGCCTGCTCCCAG GCACAGCAGCTCGAGTGGGTGAAGAGCCACTACCCTGGCCTGCATGCCCGGCTCCAGGAGTTTGCCTGCCGAGGGCAGTTCGTGCctgtagggggcacctgggtggagaTG GACGGGAACCTTCCCAGCGGAGAGGCCATGGTGAGACAGTTCCTACAGGGCCAGAACTTCTTCCTGCAGGAGTTTGGGAAAATGTGCTCGGAG TTCTGGCTCCCAGACACATTTGGCTACTCGGCACAGCTCCCCCAGATCATGCGCGGCTGCGGCATCACGCGCTTCCTGTCCCAAAAACTGAGCTGGAGCTTGGTGAACTCCTTTCCG cacCATACTTTTTTCTGGGAGGGGCTGGATGGCTCCCGCGTGCTGGCCCACTTCCCACCTGGTGACTCCTATGGGATGCAGGGCAATGTGGAGGAG GTGCTGAAGACCATGGTCAAAAACCGGGACAAGGGGCGGACCAACCACAGTGCCTTCCTCTTCGGCTTCGGGGACGGGGGCGGTGGCCCCACGCAGACCATGGTGGACCGGCTGAAGCGGCTGCACAATACAGACGGGCTTCCCAG GGTGCAGCTGTCTTCTCCGGGACGACTCTTCACCGCCCTGGAGGGCGACTCAGGCCAGCTGTGCACGTGGGTCGGGGAGCTCTTCCTGGAGCTGCACCAAGGCACCTACACCACCCATGCGCAG ATCAAGAAGGGGAACCGGGAGTGTGAGCGGATCCTGCACGACGTGGAGCTGCTCAGCAGCCTGGCCTTGGCCCGCGGTGCCCAGTTCCTGTACCCGGCTGCCCAGCTGCAGGACCTGTGGAG GCTCCTGCTCCTCAACCAGTTCCATGACGTGGTGACCGGAAGCTGCATCCAGCTGGTAGCAGAGGAAGCCATGTGCCACTACGAGG ATATCCGTTCCCGTGGCAACACGCTGCTCAGTGCCGCAGCTGCAGCCCTGTGCATGGGGGAGCCAGGGCCCGAAGGCCTCCTCATCGTCAACACGCTGCCTTGGGAGCGCACCGAAGTGTTGGCCCTGCCCCGCTCTGGTGGGGCCCACAGCCTAG CCCTGGTGACAGTGCCCAGCATGGGCtatgctcctgctcctgcccccacctcactGCAGCCCGTGCAGCCCCAGCAGCCTGTATTCGTGGTGCAAGAG ACCGACGGTTCTGTGACTCTGGACAACGGCATCATCCGAGTGAGGCTGGACCCAACTGGTTGCCTGACGTCTCTGGTGCTGGTGGCCTCCGGCAG GGAGGCCATTGCTGAGGGCGCCGTGGGAAACCAGTTTGTGCTGTTTGATGATGTCCCTCTATACTGGGACGCGTGGGATGTCATGGACTATCATCTGGAGACACG GAAGCCTGTGCTGGGCCAGGCGGGGACCTTGGCGGTGGGCGCCGAGGGCGGCATGCGGGGCAGTGCCTGGTTCCTGCTGCAGATCAGCCCCAAcagccggctcagccaggaggtcGTGCTGGACGTCGGCTGCCCCTATGTCCGCTTCCACACCGAG GTGCACTGGCACGAGGCCCACAAGTTCCTGAAGGTGGAGTTCCCTGCGCGGGTGCGGAGCCCCCAGGCCACCTATGAAGTCCAGTTCGGGCACCTGCAGCGGCCGACCCACCACAACACCTCTTGGGACTGGGCTCGATTTGAG GTGTGGGCGCACCGCTGGATGGACCTGTCGGAGCACGGCTTCGGGCTGGCGCTGCTCAACGACTGCAAGTACGGGGCCTCGGTCAGAGGCAGCGTCCTCAGCCTCTCGCT CTTGCGGGCACCTAAAGCCCCCGACGCCTCCGCGGACATGGGCCGCCACGAGTTCACCTACGCGCTGATGCCGCACAAGG GCTCCCTCCAGGACGCGGGCGTCATCCGCGCGGCCTACAGCCTCAACTTCCCGCTCCTGGCGctgcccgccccgggccccgcccccgccgccgcctggAGCGCCTTCTCCCTGTCGTCGCCCGCCGTGGTGCTGGAGACGGTCAAACAG GCGGAGAGCAGCCCGCAGGGCCGCACGCTGGTGCTCCGGCTGTACGAGGCCCACGGCAGCCACGTGGACTGCTGGCTGCGCACGTCGCTGCCGGTTCAGGAGGCGGTCCT CTGCGACCTCCTGGAGCGGCGCGACCCTGCCGGCCACCTGCCCTTTCGGGACGCCCGTCTGAAGCTCACCTTTTCTCCCTTCCAAGTGCAGTccctgctgctggtgctggggcCCGCCCGCACCGAGACCCTGCCCCTGGGGTTGTGA
- the MAN2C1 gene encoding alpha-mannosidase 2C1 isoform X2, translating into MAAPALKHWRATLERVEKFVSPRYFADCNLRGRLLGDTCPLAALSSFLTPDRLPYPEAVRQHFRPAQVGDSFGPTWWTCWFRVELTIPEAWVGQEVHLLWESDGEGLVWRDGQPVQGLTKEGEKTSYILTDKLEEGDPRSLTLYVEVACNGLLGAGKESMIAAPDPEKMFQVSRAELAVFYRDVHSLLVDLELLLGIAKGLGEDNQRSFQALYTANQMVNVCDPAQPETFPVAQALASRFFGQRGGESQHTIHAVGHCHIDTAWLWPFKETVRKCARSWTTAVQLMEQNPDFVFACSQAQQLEWVKSHYPGLHARLQEFACRGQFVPVGGTWVEMDGNLPSGEAMVRQFLQGQNFFLQEFGKMCSEFWLPDTFGYSAQLPQIMRGCGITRFLSQKLSWSLVNSFPHHTFFWEGLDGSRVLAHFPPGDSYGMQGNVEEVLKTMVKNRDKGRTNHSAFLFGFGDGGGGPTQTMVDRLKRLHNTDGLPRVQLSSPGRLFTALEGDSGQLCTWVGELFLELHQGTYTTHAQIKKGNRECERILHDVELLSSLALARGAQFLYPAAQLQDLWRLLLLNQFHDVVTGSCIQLVAEEAMCHYEDIRSRGNTLLSAAAAALCMGEPGPEGLLIVNTLPWERTEVLALPRSGGAHSLGIMPSPGDSAQHGLCSCSCPHLTAARAAPAACIRGARAVGRPCRLSCRTSPTKTDGSVTLDNGIIRVRLDPTGCLTSLVLVASGREAIAEGAVGNQFVLFDDVPLYWDAWDVMDYHLETRKPVLGQAGTLAVGAEGGMRGSAWFLLQISPNSRLSQEVVLDVGCPYVRFHTEVHWHEAHKFLKVEFPARVRSPQATYEVQFGHLQRPTHHNTSWDWARFEVWAHRWMDLSEHGFGLALLNDCKYGASVRGSVLSLSLLRAPKAPDASADMGRHEFTYALMPHKGSLQDAGVIRAAYSLNFPLLALPAPGPAPAAAWSAFSLSSPAVVLETVKQAESSPQGRTLVLRLYEAHGSHVDCWLRTSLPVQEAVLCDLLERRDPAGHLPFRDARLKLTFSPFQVQSLLLVLGPARTETLPLGL; encoded by the exons ATGGCGGCCCCGGCCCTGAAGCACTGGCGCGCCACGCTGGAGCGCGTGGAGAAGTTCGTGTCGCCGCGCTACTTCGCCGACTGTAACCTCCGCGGCAG GCTCCTCGGGGACACCTGCCCGCTGGCCGCGCTGTCCAGCTTCCTGACGCCCGACAGGCTGCCCTACCCGGAGGCCGTGCGCCAGCACTTCCGCCCCGCGCAGGTCGGCGACAGCTTCGGACCCAC ATGGTGGACCTGTTGGTTTCGGGTGGAGCTGACCATCCCGGAGGCATGGGTGGGTCAGGAAGTTCACCTTCTCTGGGAAAGTGATGGAGAAGGCCTGGTGTGGCGAGACGGACAGCCTGTCCAA GGTTTGACCAAAGAGGGGGAGAAGACCAGCTATATCCTGACTGACAAGCTAGAGGAAGGAGACCCCCGGAG CCTGACCCTCTATGTGGAAGTAGCCTGTAATGGGCTCCTGGGGGCCGGGAAGGAATCCATGATCGCAGCCCCTGACCCAGAGAAGATGTTCCAGGTGAGCCGGGCTGAGCTGGCCGTGTTCTACCGGGATGTCCACAGTCTCCTGGTGGATCTGGAGCTGCTGCTGGGCATAGCCAAG GGCCTTGGGGAGGACAACCAGCGCAGCTTCCAGGCCCTGTACACAGCCAACCAGATGGTGAACGTGTGTGACCCTGCCCAGCCCGAGACCTTCCCCGTGGCCCAGGCCCTGGCATCCCGGTTCTTCGGCCAACGCGGAGGAGAAAGTCAGCACACCATCCATGCCGTGGGGCACTGCCACATTGATACAG CCTGGCTTTGGCCCTTCAAGGAGACTGTGCGAAAATGTGCCCGGAGCTGGACGACAGCTGTGCAGCTCATGGAGCAGAACCCGGACTTCGTCTTTGCCTGCTCCCAG GCACAGCAGCTCGAGTGGGTGAAGAGCCACTACCCTGGCCTGCATGCCCGGCTCCAGGAGTTTGCCTGCCGAGGGCAGTTCGTGCctgtagggggcacctgggtggagaTG GACGGGAACCTTCCCAGCGGAGAGGCCATGGTGAGACAGTTCCTACAGGGCCAGAACTTCTTCCTGCAGGAGTTTGGGAAAATGTGCTCGGAG TTCTGGCTCCCAGACACATTTGGCTACTCGGCACAGCTCCCCCAGATCATGCGCGGCTGCGGCATCACGCGCTTCCTGTCCCAAAAACTGAGCTGGAGCTTGGTGAACTCCTTTCCG cacCATACTTTTTTCTGGGAGGGGCTGGATGGCTCCCGCGTGCTGGCCCACTTCCCACCTGGTGACTCCTATGGGATGCAGGGCAATGTGGAGGAG GTGCTGAAGACCATGGTCAAAAACCGGGACAAGGGGCGGACCAACCACAGTGCCTTCCTCTTCGGCTTCGGGGACGGGGGCGGTGGCCCCACGCAGACCATGGTGGACCGGCTGAAGCGGCTGCACAATACAGACGGGCTTCCCAG GGTGCAGCTGTCTTCTCCGGGACGACTCTTCACCGCCCTGGAGGGCGACTCAGGCCAGCTGTGCACGTGGGTCGGGGAGCTCTTCCTGGAGCTGCACCAAGGCACCTACACCACCCATGCGCAG ATCAAGAAGGGGAACCGGGAGTGTGAGCGGATCCTGCACGACGTGGAGCTGCTCAGCAGCCTGGCCTTGGCCCGCGGTGCCCAGTTCCTGTACCCGGCTGCCCAGCTGCAGGACCTGTGGAG GCTCCTGCTCCTCAACCAGTTCCATGACGTGGTGACCGGAAGCTGCATCCAGCTGGTAGCAGAGGAAGCCATGTGCCACTACGAGG ATATCCGTTCCCGTGGCAACACGCTGCTCAGTGCCGCAGCTGCAGCCCTGTGCATGGGGGAGCCAGGGCCCGAAGGCCTCCTCATCGTCAACACGCTGCCTTGGGAGCGCACCGAAGTGTTGGCCCTGCCCCGCTCTGGTGGGGCCCACAGCCTAG GCATCATGCCCAGCCCTGGTGACAGTGCCCAGCATGGGCtatgctcctgctcctgcccccacctcactGCAGCCCGTGCAGCCCCAGCAGCCTGTATTCGTGGTGCAAGAG CTGTGGGAAGACCCTGCAGACTGAGCTGCAGGACCTCTCCCACCAAGACCGACGGTTCTGTGACTCTGGACAACGGCATCATCCGAGTGAGGCTGGACCCAACTGGTTGCCTGACGTCTCTGGTGCTGGTGGCCTCCGGCAG GGAGGCCATTGCTGAGGGCGCCGTGGGAAACCAGTTTGTGCTGTTTGATGATGTCCCTCTATACTGGGACGCGTGGGATGTCATGGACTATCATCTGGAGACACG GAAGCCTGTGCTGGGCCAGGCGGGGACCTTGGCGGTGGGCGCCGAGGGCGGCATGCGGGGCAGTGCCTGGTTCCTGCTGCAGATCAGCCCCAAcagccggctcagccaggaggtcGTGCTGGACGTCGGCTGCCCCTATGTCCGCTTCCACACCGAG GTGCACTGGCACGAGGCCCACAAGTTCCTGAAGGTGGAGTTCCCTGCGCGGGTGCGGAGCCCCCAGGCCACCTATGAAGTCCAGTTCGGGCACCTGCAGCGGCCGACCCACCACAACACCTCTTGGGACTGGGCTCGATTTGAG GTGTGGGCGCACCGCTGGATGGACCTGTCGGAGCACGGCTTCGGGCTGGCGCTGCTCAACGACTGCAAGTACGGGGCCTCGGTCAGAGGCAGCGTCCTCAGCCTCTCGCT CTTGCGGGCACCTAAAGCCCCCGACGCCTCCGCGGACATGGGCCGCCACGAGTTCACCTACGCGCTGATGCCGCACAAGG GCTCCCTCCAGGACGCGGGCGTCATCCGCGCGGCCTACAGCCTCAACTTCCCGCTCCTGGCGctgcccgccccgggccccgcccccgccgccgcctggAGCGCCTTCTCCCTGTCGTCGCCCGCCGTGGTGCTGGAGACGGTCAAACAG GCGGAGAGCAGCCCGCAGGGCCGCACGCTGGTGCTCCGGCTGTACGAGGCCCACGGCAGCCACGTGGACTGCTGGCTGCGCACGTCGCTGCCGGTTCAGGAGGCGGTCCT CTGCGACCTCCTGGAGCGGCGCGACCCTGCCGGCCACCTGCCCTTTCGGGACGCCCGTCTGAAGCTCACCTTTTCTCCCTTCCAAGTGCAGTccctgctgctggtgctggggcCCGCCCGCACCGAGACCCTGCCCCTGGGGTTGTGA
- the NEIL1 gene encoding endonuclease 8-like 1 isoform X2: MPEGPELHLASRFVNAACAGLVFGGAVETSRCSRGPAVPFESSAYRISASARGKELRLALRPLPGALPAREPLALVFRFGMTGSFRLAPRDALPAHAHLRFYTAPPGPRLALCFVDARRFGRWHLGGDWQPGRGPCVLLEYERFRENVLRNLAHKAFEQPICEALLDQRFFNGIGNYLRAEILHRLGIPPFEKARTVLEALQQRRPSPEQTLSQKIRAKLQSPDLLELCHSVPKEVVQLGGKGYGPESGEEDFAAFRAWLRCYGVPGMSSLRDRRGRTIWFQGESPARRNPRERSRGRSTGPRALSFQARPVPGHVGHGEALLSKVQPSSRRGPASSRTQKCPWPP; this comes from the exons ATGCCCGAGGGCCCCGAGCTGCACCTGGCCAGCCGCTTTGTGAACGCGGCGTGCGCGGGCCTGGTGTTCGGCGGCGCCGTGGAGACGTCGCGCTGCAGCCGCGGCCCCGCGGTGCCCTTCGAGAGCAGCGCCTACCGCATCTCGGCGTCGGCGCGCGGCAAGGAGCTGCGCCTGGCGCTGCGCCCCCTGCCCGGGGCCCTGCCCGCGCGGGAGCCGCTGGCCCTGGTCTTCCGATTCGGCATGACGGGCTCCTTCCGCCTGGCGCCCCGGGACGCGCTGCCCGCCCACGCGCACCTGCGCTTCTACACGGCGCCGCCGGGCCCGCGGCTCGCGCTCTGCTTCGTGGACGCCCGCCGCTTCGGCCGCTGGCACCTCGGGGGCGACTGGCAGCCCGGCCGCGGGCCCTGCGTCTTGCTGGAGTACGAGCGGTTCAG GGAGAACGTGTTACGAAACCTGGCGCACAAGGCCTTTGAGCAGCCCATCTGCGAGGCCCTCCTGGACCAGAGGTTCTTCAATGGCATCGGCAACTACCTCCGGGCGGAGATCCTGCACCG CCTGGGGATACCCCCGTTCGAGAAGGCCCGCACGGTGCTGGAGGCGCTGCAGCAGCGCAGGCCG agCCCGGAGCAGACCCTGAGCCAGAAGATCAGGGCTAAGCTGCAGAGCCCGGACCTGCTGGAACTGTGTCACTCGGTGCCCAAGGAAGTGGTCCAGCTGG GGGGCAAAGGGTACGGGCCGGAGAGTGGAGAGGAGGACTTTGCTGCCTTTCGAGCCTGGCTGCGGTGCTACGGCGTGCCGGGCATGAGCTCTCTGCGCGACCGGCGTGGCCGGACCATCTGGTTCCAG GGGGAAAGTCCCGCAAGAAGAAACCCAAGGGAGCGCAGCAGGGGCCGGAGCACAGGACCGAG GGCCCTCTCCTTCCAAGCGCGGCCCGTTCCAGGTCACGTGGGGCACGGAGAGGCCCTCCTGAGCAAGGTACAGCCCAGCAGCCGGAGGGGACCAGCCTCCAGCAGGACCCAGAAGTGCCCCTGGCCCCcgtga